A single window of Lentimicrobiaceae bacterium DNA harbors:
- a CDS encoding OmpA family protein, with the protein MKTKYWLLALLLMVISGSQVVAQKGKADRLFTAYNYAKAIPFYQKLADKNNKHVMHALTRLGDCYRLTSNFEASAKWYEKAIAQGPVEPLVYFNYAQALRSLGRYDEASALFSKYASLDSTDNRGLLFATYSNEVKQWTMPEYDYELINAENVNSSFADFSPVYYKDGIVFTSDRNAKSGEKRFGWTGAYYLDLFYSKLNKTEGNEQLLPGSPSLYAAAINQPYHDGPASFTNDFNTIYFTRVNRKSGELDSTRYYTNKLKIFSSTYADNKWAEPEPFYLNNDSWSVGHPTLTADGQTMYFVSDMPGGFGGTDLYCVKREGDKWGPAENLGASINTFGNEMFPYIHKDSILYFSSNGLPGLGSLDVYKSYKLNAGWTSPENLKAPVNSPADDFGIVIGDDETVGMISSNRQGGKGEDDIYMITIKERLPDFVMVSGLVREKESLELLSNSTVFAWNTLTDEVAILKTDAKGYYEIKVKPGTTFVMKAMKNGYSHDCLTVEIPAGTKEATLENRDLLLGKYKVDQIFRLENIYYDFDKWNIRSDASVELDKVVAFLNENPGIIVELGSHTDSRGSFKYNERLSDRRAESAVAYIISRGISDSRITAKGYGEYKLVNRCADGVKCTDQEHQDNRRTEIKITGVVEPDDTKAQQPLDIYKGGQIIGIKDLKSDFFISCNESMNTSSIK; encoded by the coding sequence ATGAAAACAAAATATTGGTTACTTGCACTGCTGTTGATGGTTATCTCAGGAAGTCAGGTAGTGGCTCAGAAGGGGAAAGCTGACAGGCTTTTTACAGCTTATAATTATGCTAAAGCAATCCCTTTTTATCAAAAGCTTGCAGATAAAAATAACAAGCATGTTATGCATGCTTTAACCCGCCTTGGCGATTGTTACAGACTTACCAGTAATTTTGAGGCTTCGGCTAAATGGTATGAAAAAGCAATTGCACAAGGACCCGTTGAACCACTGGTTTATTTTAATTATGCTCAGGCATTGCGCAGCCTTGGTCGTTATGATGAAGCCTCCGCATTATTTTCAAAATATGCTTCCCTTGACTCAACCGACAATCGAGGGCTGCTTTTTGCAACTTACAGTAATGAAGTCAAGCAGTGGACCATGCCTGAATACGACTACGAGTTGATCAATGCTGAAAATGTAAATTCTTCGTTTGCTGATTTCTCTCCCGTATACTATAAAGATGGCATTGTTTTTACGTCAGATCGTAATGCAAAATCTGGAGAAAAAAGGTTTGGGTGGACTGGGGCATATTATCTTGACCTATTCTACTCAAAACTCAATAAAACAGAAGGAAATGAACAACTCCTCCCGGGAAGCCCTTCATTATATGCGGCTGCAATTAACCAGCCCTATCATGATGGCCCCGCCTCCTTTACCAACGATTTTAACACCATTTATTTTACCCGCGTAAATAGAAAATCTGGTGAGCTTGACTCAACAAGATATTACACCAATAAGCTTAAAATATTTTCCAGTACTTACGCCGATAATAAGTGGGCAGAACCAGAACCATTTTATTTAAATAATGATTCATGGTCAGTTGGGCATCCTACGCTTACTGCCGATGGCCAAACTATGTATTTTGTTTCAGATATGCCCGGAGGATTTGGTGGAACTGATTTGTACTGTGTGAAACGTGAAGGTGATAAATGGGGCCCCGCTGAAAATCTGGGCGCTTCCATCAATACTTTTGGCAATGAAATGTTTCCATATATTCATAAGGATAGTATATTGTACTTTTCTTCAAACGGACTCCCCGGTTTGGGCAGCCTCGATGTGTATAAATCTTATAAATTGAACGCAGGCTGGACTTCTCCTGAAAATCTTAAAGCTCCTGTTAATTCGCCTGCCGACGATTTTGGTATCGTAATCGGTGATGATGAAACAGTGGGAATGATTAGCTCTAACCGCCAGGGTGGAAAAGGTGAGGATGATATTTATATGATTACTATCAAGGAAAGACTTCCTGATTTTGTTATGGTTTCAGGTCTTGTGAGAGAAAAGGAGTCATTGGAATTGTTATCGAATAGCACTGTTTTTGCGTGGAATACGCTGACTGATGAAGTAGCCATCTTAAAGACTGATGCCAAAGGGTATTATGAAATTAAAGTTAAACCCGGAACTACTTTTGTGATGAAAGCTATGAAAAATGGTTATTCTCATGATTGTCTTACAGTGGAAATTCCTGCCGGAACAAAAGAAGCAACGCTGGAAAACAGGGATTTACTTCTTGGAAAATATAAGGTTGATCAAATTTTCAGATTAGAAAATATTTATTACGACTTCGACAAATGGAATATTCGTTCTGATGCTTCTGTTGAGCTGGATAAAGTAGTTGCTTTTCTTAACGAAAATCCGGGAATTATTGTAGAACTTGGTTCGCACACTGATTCCAGGGGTAGCTTTAAATATAATGAGCGGTTATCGGACCGCAGAGCTGAATCTGCCGTTGCTTATATTATCAGCCGTGGAATTTCTGATTCTCGTATAACGGCTAAAGGTTATGGTGAATATAAACTTGTAAACCGCTGTGCAGATGGAGTTAAATGTACAGATCAGGAACATCAGGATAATCGTCGCACTGAAATTAAGATTACCGGAGTTGTTGAACCCGATGATACCAAAGCGCAGCAGCCTTTGGATATTTATAAAGGAGGACAAATTATCGGGATAAAGGATCTGAAGAGCGATTTCTTTATTAGTTGCAATGAAAGTATGAATACAAGTTCAATAAAATAG
- a CDS encoding type IX secretion system membrane protein PorP/SprF, whose product MKKLAIILGLFLVTVSAMAQRDALYSQFMFNRLVINPAYSGSRDVLTMTLLNRYQWVGFGDGAPRTLTFSAHTPLRNENIGIGFYAYADQTGPFTDVGFMGNYAYRVRLLNGILSLGLQAGFNQVNVDWNKLDVRDQDDQVTMSQPRNKLQPDANFGIYYYTKSYYLGVSSKQLFESQYGKVDFENGLTTYATLARHFYGMAGAAIPLSDRIVFRPGMMFKYTENAPLNMDLNVSFLFNNLFWLGTSYRTNKNAITSKNAIVFMIEFNLSENWRLGYSYDTYLNEMKTHSQGSHEFMVSYDLNLFKPRMLTPRYF is encoded by the coding sequence ATGAAAAAACTAGCAATTATTTTAGGACTGTTTCTGGTAACAGTAAGCGCTATGGCACAACGCGATGCGCTTTACAGCCAGTTTATGTTCAATCGTTTGGTCATTAATCCTGCATACTCAGGTAGCCGTGATGTATTGACCATGACCTTGCTCAACAGGTATCAATGGGTTGGATTCGGCGATGGAGCACCACGAACGTTGACGTTTAGTGCACATACACCATTGCGTAATGAAAATATCGGTATTGGGTTTTATGCTTATGCTGATCAAACCGGACCATTTACCGATGTCGGGTTCATGGGTAATTATGCATACAGGGTCAGATTGCTTAATGGTATTTTGTCCTTAGGATTGCAGGCGGGATTTAATCAGGTTAATGTCGACTGGAATAAGCTAGATGTACGCGATCAGGATGATCAGGTAACGATGAGTCAACCTCGCAATAAGTTGCAACCCGATGCTAACTTCGGAATTTATTACTACACCAAGTCTTACTACCTGGGAGTTTCTTCAAAGCAGTTGTTTGAGAGCCAATATGGTAAAGTGGACTTTGAAAACGGACTGACTACCTATGCTACATTGGCCAGGCATTTTTATGGAATGGCAGGTGCTGCTATTCCTTTAAGTGACAGGATTGTGTTCAGACCTGGCATGATGTTTAAATATACTGAAAATGCTCCGCTGAACATGGATTTGAATGTCAGCTTCCTGTTTAATAATTTATTCTGGCTTGGAACGTCTTACCGTACAAATAAAAATGCCATAACCAGCAAAAATGCAATTGTTTTTATGATTGAATTTAATCTGTCTGAAAACTGGCGTTTAGGTTATTCTTATGACACATATCTTAATGAAATGAAAACGCATTCGCAAGGTTCACATGAATTCATGGTGTCATATGATTTGAATTTATTCAAACCAAGGATGCTTACTCCTCGGTATTTCTAG